Proteins from one Gibbsiella quercinecans genomic window:
- a CDS encoding M3 family metallopeptidase — MQQALEYFNQLNQDYLNVHRNKEELFWQNYMGTGGKDVSARFAAAESAYKRFIAEPRRLPEIRQMLAGLEAQPNSPEKEALLHGLNGWLRFFDCNAIEDPQAQALLDQIIAAEADLYNRRKDYPVEHLNAKGERVPASLGELLTNQATNENEEYRRSSQTALRDLEQWLLHNGLPELIGLRNRFARQLGYRNYFDYKVNKTERMSPEQLFAILDRFEQQTRAANARSLQQLAASKGEQALAPWNLRFASAGDVTRQLDPYFPFAQSLARWVNSFKRLHIGFRGAQLNLDLLVRKGKYENGFMHSPVPAFIQQGKWQPAQINFTSLAQPGQVGSGANGLNTLFHEGGHAAHFANICQNAPCFSQEFPPTSMAYAETQSMFCDSLLDDADWLKRYAKNAADEPVPDALIKASIAARQPMRAFNERHILLVPYFEWALYQWDDEQRTPAAISQLARDIEQKILGISGSPRPTLAIPHLLSLESACSYQGYLLALMAVEQTRQFFLQRDGYLTDNPAIGPDLARHYWLPGNSVSHDDTLRSLTGEGFNPDYLAEACNQTVEQAWHDAQQAIAAAAQRPQPPADFDLAAHIRVVDGDAVLADNANGDEQMCRDFAAAIEARL; from the coding sequence ATGCAACAGGCTCTCGAGTATTTCAATCAATTGAACCAGGATTACCTCAACGTTCACCGCAACAAAGAAGAATTATTCTGGCAAAACTATATGGGCACCGGCGGTAAGGATGTGTCGGCACGCTTTGCCGCGGCGGAAAGCGCCTATAAACGTTTTATCGCCGAGCCGCGCCGCCTGCCGGAGATTCGCCAAATGCTGGCCGGGCTTGAAGCCCAGCCCAACAGCCCGGAAAAAGAGGCGCTGTTGCACGGCCTGAACGGTTGGCTGCGCTTTTTTGACTGTAACGCGATTGAAGATCCACAGGCGCAGGCGCTGCTGGACCAAATCATCGCCGCTGAAGCCGATCTGTATAACCGCCGTAAAGACTACCCGGTGGAGCACCTGAACGCCAAGGGGGAGCGAGTACCGGCTTCTCTCGGCGAGCTGCTCACCAATCAGGCTACCAACGAAAATGAAGAATATCGGCGCAGTTCGCAAACCGCACTGCGCGATCTGGAGCAATGGCTGCTGCATAACGGCCTGCCGGAACTGATCGGCTTGCGTAACCGCTTTGCCCGCCAACTGGGTTACCGCAACTATTTTGATTACAAGGTGAATAAAACCGAGCGGATGTCGCCGGAGCAACTGTTCGCTATTTTGGATCGCTTCGAACAGCAAACGCGCGCTGCCAATGCGCGCAGCCTGCAGCAACTGGCCGCCAGCAAGGGTGAGCAGGCGCTGGCGCCATGGAACCTGCGCTTTGCCAGCGCCGGCGACGTGACGCGCCAGCTCGATCCCTACTTCCCGTTTGCACAGTCGCTGGCGCGCTGGGTGAACAGCTTCAAGCGGCTGCATATTGGCTTTCGCGGCGCGCAGTTGAACCTCGATCTGTTGGTGCGCAAAGGCAAATATGAAAATGGCTTTATGCACAGCCCGGTGCCGGCGTTTATCCAGCAGGGCAAATGGCAGCCGGCGCAGATCAATTTCACTAGCCTGGCGCAGCCGGGGCAGGTGGGCAGCGGCGCCAATGGCTTGAACACCTTGTTCCATGAGGGCGGGCACGCGGCGCACTTTGCTAACATTTGCCAGAATGCGCCGTGTTTCTCCCAGGAGTTCCCGCCGACCTCTATGGCCTATGCCGAAACCCAGTCGATGTTCTGCGATAGCCTGTTGGATGATGCCGACTGGCTGAAGCGCTATGCGAAAAACGCCGCCGATGAGCCGGTGCCGGATGCACTGATCAAGGCCAGCATTGCCGCCCGCCAACCGATGCGCGCGTTTAACGAACGCCATATTCTGCTGGTGCCGTATTTTGAATGGGCGCTTTACCAGTGGGACGATGAGCAGCGCACGCCGGCGGCGATTAGCCAACTGGCGCGTGATATCGAGCAGAAGATTTTGGGCATCAGCGGCAGCCCGCGCCCGACGCTGGCGATCCCGCACCTGTTGTCGCTGGAATCCGCCTGTTCCTATCAGGGGTATCTGTTGGCGCTGATGGCGGTAGAGCAAACCCGGCAGTTCTTCCTTCAACGTGACGGTTACCTGACCGATAACCCGGCGATTGGCCCCGATCTGGCCCGGCATTACTGGTTACCGGGCAACAGCGTCAGCCATGACGATACGCTGCGCAGCCTGACCGGCGAAGGCTTTAATCCGGATTACCTGGCCGAAGCCTGTAACCAAACGGTAGAGCAGGCCTGGCATGATGCGCAGCAGGCGATTGCCGCCGCGGCGCAGCGGCCGCAACCGCCGGCCGACTTTGATCTGGCGGCGCATATTCGCGTTGTGGATGGTGATGCGGTGTTGGCCGATAACGCTAACGGCGACGAGCAAATGTGCCGTGATTTCGCTGCGGCGATT